In Flavobacterium sp. 83, the genomic window TGCGACTGAAAACTATTTTTTAACTCGTTCTTCATTTTGTTTTACAAAAGCATCCCAACCGGTATAACTTTTAGCACCAACCACTTTCCCAGAATTGAAAAAATGACAAACCGCCGCGGCCAATCCATCGGTTGAATCCAGATTTTTAGGTAATTCTTTCAGTCCTAAAAGTTGCTGTAACATTTTAGCAACCTGTTCTTTGCTGGCATTTCCGTTTCCGGTAATTGCCATTTTTATTTTCTTGGGTTCGTATTCCGTAATGGGAATATCTCTCGAAAGTCCCGCTGCCATGGCAACGCCTTGCGCGCGTCCTAACTTCAGCATCGATTGCACGTTTTTGCCAAAGAAAGGCGCTTCAATTGCGATTTCATCTGGATTATGTGTATCGATTAACTCAATGGTGCGTTCAAAAATGATTTTTAGTTTTTGATAATGATTGTCGTATTTGGACAACAGCAATTCATTCAATTGCAAAAACTCCATTTTTTTGTTGACAACTTTTATCAATCCAAAACCCATAATCGTTGTCCCAGGGTCAATTCCTAATATGATGCGTTCGTTTGCCAATGATTTAGTTTAAAGTTTAAAGTCTAAAAGTTTAAAGTTTTGTTTCTTTGCACCAATGATTTCAATTCCACACAAAACTAAGCAATTCCTTGTACTTCTAATCAAACTTTTGATTGTGGGAGGCGCCTTTTATTTTATTTACGATCAATTGGCCAATAACGACAAACTTGATTGGCAAAAATTCATTGTTCTATTCCAGAAAAACCAATCTATTAGCGGAATTGCCTTCATTTTATTTCTCAGTGTTTTGAATCGGTTTTTTGAAATCTTGAAATGGCAAAATTTAGTCAAATTTATCCATAAAATATCTTTGGGCGAAGCAACCAAACAAGTTCTGGGCGCGTTAACCGCGGGACTTTTTACACCAAACGGCGTGGGCGAATATGCCGGAAAAGCATTATTTTTCGATAAAAGTGAAACTAAAAAAGTCATTTTTTTAAACCTGATTTGCAACGGAATTCAAATGATTTTGACAGTTATTTTTGGGGTTTTCGGGTTATTGTATTTCAACTCGCAATACAATGTGATTACCACAAAAACGGTGGGAATTCTTTTTGGAATTTTGGCACTCCTTTTCATTGTTTTATTTTCGGTCAAAAAAATTGCAATAAAAGGCTATTCCATAGAAAAACTGATTCATAAGATTAACGAAATCCCAAAACGCACTCATCAAAAAAACATCTTTTTAGCGATTTGCCGTTTTCTGGTTTTCTCGCACCAATATTACTTTTTGTTCCTTGCTTTTGATGTTGACTTGCCTTATTTAACAGCCATTTCCACGATAACTAGTGTTTATTTTCTGGCTTCCTCCTTACCCACTTTTCAGTTTTTGGATTTTGCCGTAAAAGGAAGTGTGGCCGTTTATTTCTTTGGAATTCTTGGCGTAAACGAATGGATTGTAATTTTCATAACCACGCTTATGTGGTTTCTAAATGTCGTTTTACCGGTAATAATCGGCAGTTATTATGTATTGAATTTCAAAACTAAAAATTCGATATGATTTTTGTTTTGTACTTGATTATAATCCTCTATTGCTTGGCGATTGTCTTTCTTATTTATGGTTTTACCAAAGTAAATACTATTGATTACATAGGCTTAAAGCCAAAAACAAAATTCTCAATTATTGTTCCTTTTCGAAATGAAGCCAAAAACCTGCCTCTTTTATTAGACAGTTTATCCAAGTTGAATTATCCGATGGAATTGTTTACCGTGATTTTGGTAGACGATGAATCAGAAGAAGCATTTAGAGTTCCACATTTAGAGTTTAAAGTTTCAGTAATAAAGAACATTCGGGTTACTAATTCGCCTAAAAAAGACGCAATCGTGACCGCAATGCAAACTGTAAACACGAATTGGATTATCACCACCGATGCTGATTGCCTTGTCAATAAAAACTGGTTATTGACATTAAATAATTACATTCAGCTTCATGATGTTGCTATGATTGCCGGAGCCGTAACGTACGATTGCAAAAGCTCATTTCTACACCATTTCCAGCAACTGGATTTGACCAGTTTACAAGGAGCAACAATTGGCAGTTTTGGAATAAAAAAAGGATTCATGTGTAATGGCGCCAACTTTGCCTATACAAAATCTCTTTTTCAAGCATTAAATGGTTTCAATGGAAATGATAAAATTGCCAGCGGTGATGATGTTTTCCTTTTGCAAAAAGCTATCGCCCAGTTTCCAGAAAAAGTCCATTATTTGAAATCTAAAAACAATATTGTCATCACAAAACCAATGGATGATTGGAAATCGTTATTTTATCAGAGAGTACGCTGGGCCTCAAAAACCAGTTCGTATCAAAGTACTTTTGGGAAAAGATTGGGAATATTGGTATTTGCGGGAAATTTGAGTTGGCTCGTAATTATTACCACTTGGCTCTTATGCTTAACTCCTTTTCAAAATGTCTTTATATTATTTGTTTTAAAGTTCATCGTTGACTCAATTTTGATATGCAAAACCAATAATTTTTTAACACAAACAAAAACACGTTTTTTGATTTTAAGCAACTTATTCTATCCTTTTTTCAGCATAAGTGTAGCTTTATATTCGTTGTTTGGGAAATACGAATGGAAAGGGCGACGATTTTAAGATCTTTTATACTTCATAAAAATAACACTAGTAAACGTTAATGCAATTACAATTGATGATAGAACCCCAATTATAATATCAGCAACTCTATGCCAGCCCACAACAAGCGTAAAGCGCAAAAAAACAACTATTGAAGCAAAAAACAAGGTAATAATCCAAAAAACAAGGGAGACATTACTAGTGCTGTCAGAATTTTGCGGTATTTTAAAAAAACACAACCCTAACGCTACCAGTCCGACAATAGAACTGATGTATTGGATCCAATCATAAATTGGGAATGAAAACAATAGGATATTCAAAAAAGAAACCCTTTGTACAACATAACCATCCCAATGCGTCAGTGAATCCCAAAAAAAATGAGAAAACGCTCCAACAAAAAAAGACAGAATCACTATGAAACTATTTTTTTTAAAATAATCAAACCAATTTGAATTTTTCAACTCCACTAACCTATTTTGTACAAAATCAGGTGAATTACTTATTAGCGACTTTTTTAGTATTCCATGAAATAAAATGACGACTATAATTGCTAGAGGAAAATCAATTAACAATAAACCATGAAAAGTATGACTAATTTCGCTCTGCGTTCTCATTCTAAAAAAAAATTCAAAGTCTGGTGCCATTGAACCTATAATTAATCCAGTAATAGACCATTTTTTATTTTTAAAAAACGGTAAAACAATAGCTGGATGTGAAAAAGTAAATGGCATAACTACTCCACTTTTAGAATTACAGGAAGAATAAATTGGGTTTTTACAGGAATTCCACGCTTAATGGCAGGATTAATTTTTGGAAAACCGACCAAGCGTGCTTTTAAGATACTATCAATTTTGATTCGATCATAAGCCACGGAATCTTTTGGAAACTGTGGTTCAAATTGCATCGTTGCATTTGGAAAAACAGTAACCTTTACTTCAATCGTGTCTAATTCCGGATAAAGAACTGACAGCGTATCAACGCTCAGCTTCTCCTGAATTAATTGCGTTAAAACTTCAAAAAAACATTGCTGACGTTGCGTTTTATTCTCTATTTTTTCACAATCTACAACCGATGGAAATTCATCGACTTCTTTCCAATTGATAGATTTCAATTCCTTTTGCAACAATTCCTTTTCCGAAGGCACTTGCTTTTCGAAATATTGACAGGAATTAAAAAGTATAATTACTAAAAAAAGGCAAAAGTGCTTCAAGGTTTTGTTTTTCAATTGAACTAATATTTTATAAAAATACAATTATTTTTTTTGAGTTGCTTTAGAAAGCAAATAATCTTCGTAGGTTTCAGCAAACCATTTCTTCTTGTTTAGAGCAGCAATTTCTTTTTGATCCGGATATAATGCGGCCAACCGATCTGAAAAAATAGCAATCTGAATAGTATATTTATAGAATTCTTCCTTAGTTAATACTAAATTAGGATTGGCTTTTTTATCAAAAAATTCAAAAAAAAGAGCATCAAACTGTTTCAAAGAAAAATTTGATACTTTTACCTTATTAGCATTATATAACGTTTCTTTCAAAATGACATCACTAGTAATCACTGTTTTCTCTTGAGCTTGCATACACTCAGACGAAAGCATGGAAAATAGCACAATGAAAAATACTAAAATTATTTTTCTCATATTCGTTTAGAAAATAGACATTACTTATTGGTTTTCAAAATTACTAAAATAATTCTATGGATATAATACTTTTAATTCTGGGTTTTTCGTGTATGATTATAGGCATTTTTTGGAGTTTTTTACCCGCTTTACCTGGACCAAGTATCAGTTGGATTGGTTTACTATTACTTTATTTCACTAACGCTGTTCCAACTAATTATTGGATTCTTGGAATTGCTTTATTAATTACTATAGCTATTTCTGTTTTGGATTATGTAATTCCTTCGAGAGGAACCAAAAAATTTGGTGGAAGCTCCTATGGTATTTGGGGAACAAATATTGGCTTAGTTATTGGGATTATTGTTCCTATTCCATTTGGCTTTCTTATAGGGCCTTTTGTCGGCGCTCTAGTCGGAGAACTTATCTACGACTCTAAAAATCACAAACGGGCTTTGAAAGCAGCCGCAGGATCATTTATAGGATTACTGGCATCCAGCTTTATGAAGTTTGTAATTTGTATGATGTATTTAGGATTGTTTTTTTGGATTGTGTGGGAGAATAAATCAGAGTTGTTTTAATTTACAAACTTCGTGAAATCAAAAAAGCCTTTCAATTACGAAAGGCTCTCTTAAATCTAGCGGTCTGGACGGGACTCGAACCCGCGACCCCATGCGTGACAGGCATGTATTCTAACCAACTGAACTACCAAACCTGCTTTATTTTCAATCAAAAAAGCTATCCACAAAAAGTGGAAAGCTTTTCATTGGTCTAACTACTAAACCCGCTACGAGTTACAAATTCGCAGCAAACAACACAACTAGCTTTATATACCTTATTGGGACAAAAAAGCCTTTCAGTTATGAAAGGCTTTCCCCAATATTAGCGGTCTGGACGGGACTCGAACCCGCGACCCCATGCGTGACAGGCATGTATTCTAACCAACTGAACTACCAAACCTGCTGCTTTATTGCGGTGGCAAAGATACAATAGATTTCCGTTTACACAAGCGTTTTTTGAAAAAATATTTGATAAAAATTCACCATTTTATCCAAAGTTTTGTTTTTCAACCAAGTATGTCATTAAAATTTTTTCAAAACTTTCATCTACACTTACCGGAATATACTTTATTCGGTTTTGCGCGCAGGTTAACGCTAGCTTCTTGAAGTAACTTTCTACTTGTTTTCCATATTCTTCTTTTACATTATCCGCAAAAACGACCACTTCTTCTCCCGTTTCCACATCAATAAACTTTCTTGGTGCGTTATCAAAGTCAAAATTCAGCTCTGTTTTGTTATCCACAACGTGAAACAAAACTACTTTATGCTTGTTGTGTTTCAAATGTTGCAAGGCATTAAACAGCGCTTCATCTCCAGAAGTATCAGAACCGGACTGAAACATATCCGTAAATAGGATAATCATCGAACGGCGGTGCATTTTCTCCGCTATTTGATGCAAGAATGTAACTGTATCGGTGCTTTTTTTGGCCACAGGCTTTTCTAACAATCCTTCGAGTGTGTTTAAAATCATTCTGTGATGGCGATCACTGCCTTTTTCAGGCGCGTAATACTCATATTCATTCGAAAACACACTTAGTCCCACAGCATCGCGTTGCTTCTTTAAAAGATTCATTAAAACCGCAGAGGCTAAAACCGAAAAACCAATTTTGTTTTCATAGAATTGCTGACTCTCTTTTAATTTGGGATAATGCATCGACGAGGAATTGTCAATAATGATATGGCAACGCAAATTGGTCTCTTCCTCAAA contains:
- the ruvC gene encoding crossover junction endodeoxyribonuclease RuvC, whose amino-acid sequence is MANERIILGIDPGTTIMGFGLIKVVNKKMEFLQLNELLLSKYDNHYQKLKIIFERTIELIDTHNPDEIAIEAPFFGKNVQSMLKLGRAQGVAMAAGLSRDIPITEYEPKKIKMAITGNGNASKEQVAKMLQQLLGLKELPKNLDSTDGLAAAVCHFFNSGKVVGAKSYTGWDAFVKQNEERVKK
- a CDS encoding glycosyltransferase; amino-acid sequence: MIFVLYLIIILYCLAIVFLIYGFTKVNTIDYIGLKPKTKFSIIVPFRNEAKNLPLLLDSLSKLNYPMELFTVILVDDESEEAFRVPHLEFKVSVIKNIRVTNSPKKDAIVTAMQTVNTNWIITTDADCLVNKNWLLTLNNYIQLHDVAMIAGAVTYDCKSSFLHHFQQLDLTSLQGATIGSFGIKKGFMCNGANFAYTKSLFQALNGFNGNDKIASGDDVFLLQKAIAQFPEKVHYLKSKNNIVITKPMDDWKSLFYQRVRWASKTSSYQSTFGKRLGILVFAGNLSWLVIITTWLLCLTPFQNVFILFVLKFIVDSILICKTNNFLTQTKTRFLILSNLFYPFFSISVALYSLFGKYEWKGRRF
- a CDS encoding DUF4184 family protein; this translates as MPFTFSHPAIVLPFFKNKKWSITGLIIGSMAPDFEFFFRMRTQSEISHTFHGLLLIDFPLAIIVVILFHGILKKSLISNSPDFVQNRLVELKNSNWFDYFKKNSFIVILSFFVGAFSHFFWDSLTHWDGYVVQRVSFLNILLFSFPIYDWIQYISSIVGLVALGLCFFKIPQNSDSTSNVSLVFWIITLFFASIVVFLRFTLVVGWHRVADIIIGVLSSIVIALTFTSVIFMKYKRS
- a CDS encoding DUF456 domain-containing protein, with protein sequence MDIILLILGFSCMIIGIFWSFLPALPGPSISWIGLLLLYFTNAVPTNYWILGIALLITIAISVLDYVIPSRGTKKFGGSSYGIWGTNIGLVIGIIVPIPFGFLIGPFVGALVGELIYDSKNHKRALKAAAGSFIGLLASSFMKFVICMMYLGLFFWIVWENKSELF
- a CDS encoding DUF58 domain-containing protein — protein: MKIESQIEKVSSFQHLELLANQVVEGFISGMHKSPFHGFSAEFAEHKVYNVGESTKHIDWKLFAKTDRLFTKRFEEETNLRCHIIIDNSSSMHYPKLKESQQFYENKIGFSVLASAVLMNLLKKQRDAVGLSVFSNEYEYYAPEKGSDRHHRMILNTLEGLLEKPVAKKSTDTVTFLHQIAEKMHRRSMIILFTDMFQSGSDTSGDEALFNALQHLKHNKHKVVLFHVVDNKTELNFDFDNAPRKFIDVETGEEVVVFADNVKEEYGKQVESYFKKLALTCAQNRIKYIPVSVDESFEKILMTYLVEKQNFG